From Plasmodium yoelii strain 17X genome assembly, chromosome: 11, a single genomic window includes:
- a CDS encoding PIR protein has product MNKQVCSNFIYVMTNFTDKLSNGDYQIKDASHFKEYCIHDCSHGLEKINAGCLYFFNEFFKNSSVFESVAKSNINIVEYIMIWLIYMLNLKNNAPGITNQQHFYDTYIKTGEKYINNIPNISEYSSYKELVDKNNYFLSMDKSIISKLYDALKSLCNMYNEFNANTPDCTKCLEKANEFIKIYDELNKDSNRSDNSSYRQVLCTLSNDYNNFKNKYSDVNCSNSSSFPTIEKEKIPVNCSEQTVQISEVASSPIANKLIIVLSIFGAIAFFLGISYKYSLFGFRKRFKKQQIREKIKNIRKRMNH; this is encoded by the exons ATGAATAAGcaagtg tGTAGTAACTTCATTTATGTAATGACGAATTTTACCGATAAATTGAGTAATGGAGACTATCAAATTAAAGATGCTAGTCATTTCAAAGAGTATTGTATTCATGATTGTTCTCATGGGctcgaaaaaattaatgctggatgcttatatttttttaatgaattcTTTAAGAATTCTTCTGTATTTGAGTCTGTTGCAAAAAGTAacatcaatattgttgaatacattatgatatggttaatttatatgttaaacctaaagAATAATGCGCCAGGAATCACCAATCAACAACATTTTtatgatacatatataaagaCTGGTGAAAAGTACATTAATAATATACCTAATATTAGTGAATATAGCAGTTATAAGGAACttgtagataaaaataattattttttaagtatggATAAAAgcattatatctaaattatatgatgcattaaaatcattatgtaacatgtataatgaatttaacgCAAACACGCCAGATTGCACGAAATGTTTAGAAAAAGCtaatgaatttattaaaatatatgatgaaCTTAATAAAGATTCTAATAGATCTGATAACAGTTCATATAGACAAGTATTGTGtactttatcaaatgattataataattttaaaaataaatatagtgATGTTAATTGTTCCAATTCTTCGTCATTTCCAACgatagaaaaagaaaaaatccCTGTAAACTGTTCTGAACAAACTGTACAAATTTCTGAAGTTGCATCAAGTCCGATagcaaacaaattaattatagttttatcgatatttggtgcaatagcattttttttaggaatttcttataag tattcattatttggatttcggaaacgatttaaaaaacaacaaataagagaaaaaataaaaaatataaggaaaagaatgaatcattaa
- a CDS encoding PIR protein, which produces MSITNVCQKFDYFRKVFRDGLDDSNQYHFTNSLFKKYCLNEKCNNDLDKINAGCLYLFYEFFGKYGSSFDPRFYKDEAVSIMIWLGYILNLKSHEGITTLIDFYYKHIENDTSYTEDNIINQKHKNYKGIIDEIKEYMDINISYMSKFYELLKLLCEMNTAYTTNKSGDFSQHVNKFVEEYGKLFNDVDNNTDNSTYSKVLLVMSNYYNNFEKGRNFNSAEIKFPTLPKEKPAKKVSVEGSNATQTVGSSSGPDKSNIETATPISNTTLSESSLVNKLVIVLPILAAIPIFLVIAYKYSLFGFRKRSQKQQLREKLKK; this is translated from the exons ATGTCAATTACTAATGTG TGCCAAAAGTTTGACTATTTCAGGAAGGTTTTTCGCGATGGATTGGATGATTCTAACCAATATCATTTTACAAATAGTTTATTTAAGAAATATTGTCTTAATGAAAAATGCAATAACGATCTTGATAAGAttaatgctggatgtttatatttattttatgaatttttcGGTAAATATGGTTCTTCATTTGATCCTCGTTTTTATAAGGATGAGGCTGTAAGTATAATGATTTGGTTAGGCTATATATTAAACCTAAAGTCACATGAGGGAATTACCACATTAAtcgatttttattataagCATATAGAAAATGACACGAGTTACACTGAggataatattattaatcaaaaacataaaaattataagggAATCATAGATGAAATAAAGGAATATATGGATATTAATATTAGTtatatgtctaaattttatgaattacttaaattattatgtgaaaTGAATACTGCTTATACGACAAATAAAAGTGGCGATTTTTCACAAcatgttaataaatttgttgAAGAATATGGAAAACTATTTAATGATGTTGATAATAATACTGACAACAGTACATACAGTAAAGTATTACTTGTTATGtccaattattataataattttgaaaaaggCAGAAATTTTAATAGTGCAGAAATTAAATTTCCTACATTACCAAAAGAAAAGCCAGCCAAAAAAGTTAGTGTAGAAGGTTCTAATGCAACTCAAACAGTTGGATCCTCGAGTGGACCAGATAAATCAAATATTGAAACGGCAACCCCGATTTCTAACACTACATTATCAGAATCATCactagtaaataaattagttATTGTTTTGCCGATATTAGCTGCAATACCAATTTTTTTGGTAAttgcttataag tattcattatttggatttcggaaacgatctcaaaaacaacaattaagagaaaagctaaaaaaataa
- a CDS encoding PIR protein, whose product MYHRLCMRLDKLRGYLPDDLDNSKSNDINKLGNAKDYCSNEGSGETECKTDLDKINAGCLWLFEQAVIINFESLSNDETKRFMIYIMIWLNFKLNQKSYEGITTFNDFYTKHIKNHTYYNNCKKKNNNKYDDCSNTLKEKTGYKSFKEFIEENEYLMNIDIISKFYDALKSLCNMYNEVDPSNPHSKNYLEKAQEFVEKYEKLNDDSSISGDSSYRQIFSNLSTDYNNFKGYCNDNSVNCNDIPDISSIKTTKPPVQSSEDHSEQVSDVTPSSSSITNKLIIVLSIFSAIPIFLGISYKYSLFGFRKRAQKQHLREKLKK is encoded by the exons aTGTATCATCGCCtg tgtatGAGGTTAGATAAATTGAGAGGCTATTTACCCGATGACTTAGACAACTCTAAAAGtaatgatattaataaattaggGAATGCTAAGGATTATTGTTCTAATGAAGGTTCTGGGGAAACAGAATGTAAGACTGATCTCGATAAGATAAATGCTGGATGTCTATGGTTGTTTGAGCAAGctgttattattaattttgaaagTTTAAGTAATGATGAGACTAAAAGGTTTATGATttacattatgatatggttaaattttaaattaaatcaaaaatCATACGAAGGAATCACCACatttaatgatttttatactaaacatataaaaaatcatacgtattataataattgtaaaaaaaaaaataataataaatatgatgattGTAGTAATacattaaaagaaaaaacggGATATAAAAGTTTTAAGGAGTTCATAGAAGAAAACGAATATTTGATGAATATTGatattatatctaaattttatgatgcacttaaatcattatgtaacatgtataATGAAGTTGATCCAAGCAATCCACATTCCAAGAATTATTTAGAAAAAGCTCAAgaatttgttgaaaaataCGAAAAACTTAATGACGATTCTAGCATTAGTGGAGACAGTTCATATAGACaaatattttctaatttatcaactgattataacaattttaaagGTTATTGTAATGATAATAGTGTTAATTGTAATGATATTCCAGACATTTCATCGATAAAAACAACAAAACCTCCTGTACAAAGTTCTGAAGATCATTCTGAACAAGTTTCTGATGTTACaccatcaagttcgtcgataacaaacaaattaattatagttttatcgatattttctgcaataccaatttttttgggaatttcttataag tattcgttatttggatttcggaaacgagctcaaaaacaacatttaagagaaaagctaaaaaaataa
- a CDS encoding PIR protein produces the protein MDDKGMCELFLEADGFFSGNDVHTKVSKSLTYRDYCTNKKTCSNTIESIGALGEGLSMKVYTKENKYFDNVLLWLAHKLFNMINETDKDKANKITLSSAYDEYLKKYMGSFKYWNNSYNTNGLKNANLRHMHEIYMLLKEICNTIVDHKKNGAESGSLSQNSVKCLNQYISLYNKFSECDSYRYLLAKLKKIYEDFRTSAIAKDGGTNKLNELLKQLTTADGKDSYSIEKFKTFNFNGPECKPKNVDNIQSVQDQPGKDITTTQNSKNQGGDQSSQDNTHKTKDGNLKGSGPESKQQKGIQLPKAEDHSLKGDPAALKHVSNDTDTQKGKNGQTHPSRESETNQGKMDISQIPKDNHDVFDLSTLKEYGDLVKKHIEEYKEYVTSSLNDIQEHLYEDIWLPLYETYNTYADYYENFDIMEYLKVVQANEAQKTQTLENTPPSNGLEPGSPLPDRKTPDVEKSEPKDTQTQILDGQGNDHSKESSSIQKLGSTNSEQDKISDIPSEERSHSPDGSTNIIPSLGIEARAIKADVQNEISEIGFLGNLFKEYKLVAYPVMIIAILVILAFMYKYLPFGWRKKLKKKKNMEKIKKLCNENNTEKKLQIH, from the exons ATGGACGACAAAGGAAtg TGCGAGCTATTTCTTGAAGCTGATGGTTTTTTTAGTGGTAATGACGTACATACGAAAGTTAGCAAATCCTTAACATACCGTGATTATTGCACCAATAAGAAAACATGCTCAAATACGATTGAAAGTATTGGTGCTTTGGGTGAGGGTTTATCTATGAAGGTTTACACTAAAGAAAACAAGTATTTTGATAATGTTTTGCTGTGGTTAGctcataaattatttaatatgatcAATGAAACAGACAAAGACAAAGCTAATAAAATTACTTTAAGTTCGGCCTATGATGAAtatttaaagaaatatatggGTAGTTTTAAATATTGGAATAATTCATATAACACAAATGGTTTGAAAAATGCTAATCTTAGGCACATGcatgaaatatatatgttactTAAGGAGATATGTAATACAATTGTAgatcataaaaaaaacggTGCCGAAAGTGGGAGTCTTTCTCAAAATTCTGTCAAATGTCTTAATCAATATATATCCCTTTACAATAAATTTTCTGAATGTGATTCATATCGATATCTATTGgccaaattaaaaaaaatatatgaagaCTTTAGAACTTCTGCTATTGCGAAGGATGGTGGTACTAATAAGTTAAATGAACTCCTTAAACAACTTACAACAGCTGATGGAAAAGATTCATATTCTATagaaaaatttaaaacatttaacTTCAATGGTCCAGAGTGTAAACCAAAAAATGTAGATAATATTCAGAGTGTTCAAGATCAACCAGGAAAAGATATAACAACCACacaaaatagtaaaaatcaAGGGGGGGATCAAAGTAGTCAAGATAATACCCATAAAACTAAAGATGGTAATTTAAAAGGTTCAGGGCCTGAATCTAAACAGCAGAAAGGCATTCAATTGCCAAAAGCTGAAGACCATTCATTAAAAGGTGATCCAGCAGCCTTAAAGCATGTCAGTAATGATACAGATACTCAAAAAGGTAAAAATGGTCAAACACATCCAAGCAGAGAGTCCGAAACTAATCAAGGTAAAATGGATATATCTCAAATCCCAAAAGACAATCACGATGTTTTTGATTTGTCAACTTTAAAAGAATATGGGGATTTAGTTAAAAAGCATATTGAAGAATACAAAGAATATGTTACTAGTTCACTTAATGATATTCAAGAACATTTATACGAGGATATATGGCTTCCTTTATATGAGACTTATAATACTTATGCAgattattatgaaaattttgataTAATGGAATATCTTAAAGTAGTGCAAGCAAATGAAGCACAAAAAACTCAAACATTAGAGAATACCCCACCAAGTAACGGACTAGAACCTGGCTCTCCTTTACCAGATAGAAAAACACCAGATGTAGAAAAATCAGAACCAAAGGATACCCAAACACAAATATTAGATGGTCAAGGAAATGATCATTCAAAAGAGTCATCTTCTATACAAAAACTTGGCTCAACAAATAGTGAACAAGACAAAATTTCAGATATTCCCTCTGAGGAACGATCTCATTCACCAGACGGTTCTACCAATATAATTCCTAGTCTAGGAATTGAAGCAAGAGCCATTAAAGCCGATGTACAAAATGAGATATCTGAAATCGGGTTTCTaggaaatttatttaaagaatACAAATTAGTTGCATATCCAGTTATGATTATTGCAATACTCGTCATTTTAGCATTTATGTATAAG TATTTACCATTTGGATGGAGAAAAAagttgaagaaaaaaaaaaatatggaaaagattaaaaaattgtgtaatgaaaataataccGAAAAGAAGTTGCAAATACATTAA
- a CDS encoding early transcribed membrane protein, which translates to MKLTKTLYFAAFLLAINVLTLGSNNYVEANLEIINRIKKKNANNSFIRKIKNNKAAVISTLFATLALAFGTTFGVMHYQKNGITKKPSSNSETKPLTVPRENPNTISDNKGTSSTIKSDTKPSPYNYTTTEYPPISHCSY; encoded by the coding sequence atgaaattaacaaaaacattatattttgcTGCCTTTTTATTGGCCATAAATGTATTAACTTTAGGATCTAATAATTATGTTGAAGCCAACCTCGAAATTATAAacagaataaaaaaaaaaaatgctaataATTCGtttattagaaaaattaaaaataacaaagcTGCAGTTATATCTACTTTATTTGCAACATTAGCTTTAGCATTTGGTACTACGTTTGGTGTAATgcattatcaaaaaaatggaaTTACTAAAAAACCATCATCGAACAGTGAAACAAAACCCTTAACTGTCCCACGTGAAAACCCCAACACAATATCAGATAATAAAGGTACATCATCAACAATAAAAAGTGATACCAAACCATCACCATATAATTATACCACAACAGAGTATCCACCAATATCCCACTGTAGTTACTGa
- a CDS encoding PIR protein, with amino-acid sequence MMNDNMCSKFLLVRNLLPDEFENNGDYQINDENYFNKYNNNKKCETDIEKINAGCLFLFEDMFGDSHLFKEYTNNNIKVVEYIIIWLSYMLNLKLNGKINNLKGYYNQYINNVEKYNTKINGVTAYNSYKDLIDKNNYLLNMDMSIISKFYESFILLCDMNTKLYADVSNCKDYLGKAHEFVKKYDKLNEKYYDFNEKYSIIKGSSYNQILSTLSNDYNNLKNRCKYYKSIKYPSLPIYSRSVIRNTLIPFIFVVTAICLRIAYKYSLFGFREKFKKQHLKRKIKKIIKKMNY; translated from the exons aTGATGAATGACAACATG tgtaGTAAATTCCTTTTAGTAAGGAACTTGCTTCCCGATGAATTCGAAAATAATGGAGACTATCAAattaatgatgaaaattatttcaataaatataataataataaaaaatgtgagACTGATatcgaaaaaattaatgctggatgtttatttttgtttgaaGACATGTTTGGAGATTCTCATTTGTTTAAagaatatacaaataataatatcaaGGTAGTTGAATACATCAtaatatggttaagttatatgttaaacctaaaactaaatggaaaaataaacaatCTAAAAGGTTATTATAatcaatatataaataatgttgAGAAGTATAATACGAAAATAAATGGGGTTACTGCTTATAATAgttataaggatcttatagataaaaataattaccttttaaatatggatatgagcattatatctaaattttatgaatcatttatattattatgtgacaTGAATACTAAACTTTATGCAGACGTTTCAAATTGCAAGGACTATTTAGGAAAAGCTCAcgaatttgttaaaaaatatgataaacttaatgaaaaatattatgattttaatgaaaaatatagtatTATTAAAGGCAGTTCATATAATCAAatattgtctacattatcaaatgattataataatttaaaaaatagatgtaaatattataaatctATCAAGTACCCATCTCTCCCAATATATTCACGATCAGTAATAAGGAACACACTAAttccatttatatttgttgtaACAGCAATTTGTTTGAGAAttgcttataag tattcgttatttggatttcgggaaaaattcaaaaaacaacatttaaaaagaaaaataaaaaaaataataaagaaaatgaattattaa
- a CDS encoding PIR protein yields the protein MEHLLCMRFITLRNYLPDDSSSSEIKDIHNLGNAKNYCPIGDSENKCETETDKINAGFLWLFEQYIVNRISDLSDEKYKVFIIYIMIWLNFKLNQKPDSEINTFQDFYTKHIENNTHYNNCKKNNNDCSNTLKEKTGYNNFKEIIDNKKDFLNINFEDISKFYDAFKLLCKIYTEFDENDPKCTEYLQIANQFAEKYEELNKCHNITEDSPYYQVLSTLSNDYNNFKKKCDSFQSSNFPLLSPIEKKKASIPNSEQTSLQNYGVTSSSSSSTSKLIPVLLIFGAIPILLGIAYKYSLFGFRKRSQKQHIREQLKK from the exons atgGAGCATCTCCTG tgtatGAGGTTTATTACATTGCGAAACTATTTACCCGATGACTCAAGCAGCTCTGAAATTAAAGATATTCATAATCTAGGGAATGCTAAGAATTATTGTCCTATTGGAGATTCAGAAAATAAATGTGAAACTGAGAccgataaaataaatgctgGATTTCTATGGTTATTTGAGCAATATATTGTTAATAGGATTAGTGATTTAAGTGACGAAAAGTATAAAgtgtttattatatacattatgatatggttaaattttaaattaaatcaaaaacCAGATTCAGAAATCAACACATTCCAAGATTTTTATACTAaacatatagaaaataatacgcattataataattgtaaaaaaaataataatgattgtaGTAATacattaaaagaaaaaacgggatataataattttaaggaAATCATAGATAACAAAAAggattttttgaatattaattttgaagatatatctaaattttatgatgcatttaaattattatgtaaaatatatactgaATTTGATGAAAACGATCCAAAATGCACGGAATATTTACAAATAGCTAATCAATTTGctgaaaaatatgaagaacTTAACAAATGTCATAACATTACTGAAGATAGTCCCTATTATCAAgtattgtctacattatcaaatgattataataattttaaaaagaaatgtGATAGTTTTCAATCTAGCAATTTTCCACTCCTTTCAccaatagaaaaaaaaaaagcttcTATACCTAATTCTGAACAAACTTCTTTACAAAATTATGGAgttacatcatcaagttcgtcgtcaacaagcaaattaattccagttttattgatatttggtgcaataccAATTTTGTTGGGAAttgcttataag tattcgttatttggatttcggaaacgatctcaaaaacaacataTAAGAGAACagctaaaaaaatga
- a CDS encoding PIR protein has product MDHILCMRFSTLRGSYPDELDKSKTTNFYALGSIRDYCPNEDSGGQKECKTELDKINAACVWLFNQIISNKINSLNKEKVKIIVIYIMIWLSYKLNKNPDVEITTLNDFYTKYIKNHTDSTNCKKTGIDCSNTLKNKTGYKNFKEFIEENEYFMSMDMNSISNFYDAFKSLCTMHTEFDANNPDCKNYIEKAQEFVKKYEKLNGDSNNIKDSLYSQILSTLSNDYDNFKKDCNGANCTDIPSLPPIKTKENGAKNPEHISEVTSSSSSIANKLIPVLSIFGAIAFFLGISYKHSLFGFRKRSQKQHIREKLKK; this is encoded by the exons ATGGATCATATcctg tgtatGAGGTTTAGTACATTAAGGGGATCTTATCCCGATGAATTAGACAAATCTAAAACAACCAATTTTTATGCTTTAGGGAGTATTAGGGATTACTGCCCTAATGAAGATTCAGGAGGCCAAAAAGAATGTAAGACTGAGcttgataaaataaatgctgCATGCGTATGGTTATTTAATCAAATTATttctaataaaattaatagtttaaataaagaaaaggttaaaattattgttatatacattatgatatggttaagttataaactaaATAAAAATCCAGATGTAGAAATTACCACgttaaatgatttttatactaaatatataaaaaatcataCGGATTCTACTAATTGTAAAAAGACTGGTATAGATTGTAGtaatacattaaaaaataaaacggGTTATAAGAATTTTAAGGAGTTCATAGAAGAAAACGAATATTTTATGAGTATGGATATGAACAgtatatctaatttttatgatgcatttaaatcattatgtacCATGCATACTGAATTTGATGCAAACAATCCAGAttgcaaaaattatatagaaaaagctcaagaatttgttaaaaaatatgaaaaacttaatggagattctaataatattaaagataGTTTATATAGTCAAatattgtctacattatcaaatgattatgataattttaaaaaggaTTGTAATGGTGCTAATTGTACGGATATTCCATCGCTTCCCCCgataaaaacaaaagaaaatgGTGCAAAAAATCCTGAACATATTTCTGAAgttacatcatcaagttcgtcgatagcaaacaaattaattccagttttatcgatatttggtgccatagcattttttttaggaatttcttataag cattcgttatttggatttcggaaacgatctcaaaaacaacatataagagaaaagctaaaaaaataa